In one window of Cellulophaga sp. HaHa_2_95 DNA:
- a CDS encoding mucoidy inhibitor MuiA family protein codes for MKHVVLFLIFFPIILLGADKIPSKIKSVTVFLNSAEVSRTSNFQLKAGITEVIFNGLSPKIDESSIQISGLKGASILSISYDINYLDAQVSNEEATALSTAIKATELEINLLKNLILGLEEEEKVINGNRLLNSEHHAVDLEKVKQISTYYRERITAIKNEILTTTIKINVLSEDLQRVKKQYIELNSMPTEPKGEISILFETPISMQLNLELKYNVSDAGWIPNYDLKSNKINDPIQLTYKAHVYQHTGADWENVTVTLSTGNPNNYSIKPELATDYLNFGMRKNYNTASKKHKYSYNPTVRTVTGIVTDASGQVLPGCNVIIKGTSVGTQTDFDGRYKLKISGGKELVFSYIGFQQDEVPIYSSMINARLQEDSSALDEVVVVGYGTQNSDMSSVLKGRVAGVSVRGASSVTDASQPLYIIDGVPMEGFEEGDLDANEIQNIEVLKDASATSIYGARAANGVIVITTNKSFTEDNVTSTKFVIKSPYTIVSDGDIMAIEINTFKLDAIYEFFAAPIINENVFLTARFKDWEKLNLLPGEANIYFNGGYAGKTTINPYAVNKEMTVSLGVDASISVSRKQDKNFKSKSFTGSNRIIDRTYNLEVKNNKAEAVKLILMDRIPVSANKEIKIEDIVVNNATYDKDKGLLTWELDLGSKQESKHQFSFQVKHPKGRSISL; via the coding sequence ATGAAACATGTAGTATTATTTCTTATTTTCTTTCCTATTATCTTATTGGGAGCAGATAAAATTCCTTCTAAAATAAAATCGGTTACTGTATTTTTAAATAGTGCAGAGGTTTCAAGAACTTCCAATTTTCAATTGAAAGCAGGTATTACGGAAGTTATTTTTAACGGTTTATCTCCTAAAATAGATGAAAGCAGCATTCAAATTTCAGGACTAAAAGGAGCTTCTATTTTGTCTATTTCCTATGACATAAATTATTTAGACGCCCAGGTTTCAAATGAAGAAGCTACCGCATTATCTACAGCTATAAAAGCTACCGAATTAGAAATAAATTTACTTAAAAATCTAATATTAGGTTTAGAGGAAGAAGAGAAAGTTATTAACGGCAACCGTTTGCTCAATTCAGAGCATCACGCTGTAGATTTAGAAAAAGTAAAGCAAATAAGTACCTATTATAGAGAGCGAATTACAGCAATTAAGAATGAAATACTCACTACGACTATTAAAATAAATGTTTTAAGTGAAGATTTGCAACGTGTTAAAAAACAGTATATTGAGTTGAATTCGATGCCTACTGAACCTAAGGGAGAAATAAGTATATTATTTGAAACTCCAATCTCTATGCAATTGAATTTAGAACTAAAATACAACGTGTCTGATGCGGGATGGATTCCGAATTATGATTTAAAATCTAACAAGATTAATGACCCTATACAGTTAACCTATAAGGCACACGTGTATCAACATACTGGTGCAGATTGGGAGAATGTTACCGTAACGCTCTCAACAGGGAATCCTAATAATTATTCTATTAAACCTGAGTTAGCAACGGATTATCTGAATTTCGGAATGCGTAAAAATTACAACACAGCATCAAAGAAACACAAGTATTCTTATAACCCAACGGTGAGAACAGTTACAGGAATTGTGACAGATGCTTCAGGGCAGGTATTACCTGGTTGTAATGTAATTATCAAAGGGACATCTGTGGGTACGCAAACAGATTTTGACGGGAGGTATAAATTAAAAATTAGTGGAGGTAAAGAATTAGTGTTCTCTTACATAGGGTTTCAGCAAGATGAAGTACCTATTTACTCCTCTATGATTAATGCTCGTTTACAAGAAGACTCATCAGCCTTAGATGAAGTTGTAGTTGTAGGGTATGGAACGCAAAATAGCGATATGAGCAGCGTTCTAAAAGGACGAGTGGCTGGAGTTAGTGTTAGAGGAGCCTCAAGTGTTACCGATGCTTCGCAACCTTTGTATATTATTGATGGTGTTCCGATGGAAGGATTTGAAGAAGGTGATTTGGATGCCAACGAAATACAAAACATAGAAGTTTTAAAAGATGCCTCTGCTACTTCAATTTATGGTGCTAGGGCGGCAAACGGAGTTATCGTTATTACCACGAATAAGAGTTTTACAGAGGATAACGTTACCAGTACCAAATTTGTAATTAAAAGTCCATATACGATAGTAAGCGATGGAGATATTATGGCAATAGAAATTAACACTTTTAAGCTTGATGCGATCTATGAGTTTTTTGCAGCACCAATAATTAATGAAAATGTTTTTTTAACGGCCAGATTTAAAGATTGGGAGAAATTAAACCTGCTACCAGGTGAAGCTAATATTTATTTTAATGGCGGGTATGCTGGGAAAACTACCATTAATCCTTATGCTGTAAACAAGGAAATGACGGTTTCATTAGGTGTTGATGCTTCCATTTCTGTATCTAGAAAACAAGACAAAAATTTTAAGAGTAAATCTTTTACTGGAAGTAATAGAATTATAGACAGAACTTACAATTTAGAAGTGAAAAATAATAAAGCGGAAGCCGTAAAGTTAATTTTAATGGATCGTATTCCTGTTTCAGCCAATAAAGAAATTAAAATAGAAGACATTGTGGTTAATAATGCCACTTATGATAAAGATAAGGGCTTGCTTACTTGGGAGCTAGATTTAGGCTCAAAACAAGAAAGCAAACACCAATTTTCTTTTCAAGTAAAACATCCAAAAGGGCGTAGTATAAGTTTATGA
- a CDS encoding flavohemoglobin expression-modulating QEGLA motif protein, with protein MNTKDLVDLQRANESLFEIDSNLNRLVKKIELLSYLNPLNTEKEKQRFFASKYTEDPILKYPKIKFHPYKLHRMLFSQRLERITDQKVQKLYQDIIYYYANMAQCIQTIGEPKKFYYNSLRLYGSPTEKDVQNAQFILHYSNETERADMEKIYSPDDAKAYFDEFSKLYDFPLNIKLSTAIAADAMVSNSTQTLLIKKNTKFSKNQLLTLANHEIGVHLVTTYNGIEQPLKIFSNGFPRNVETQEGLAVFSEYMSGALTLERLKTLAYRVLASDSLIKGYSFSDTFDLIHGTYKLNRNDAFSITMRVHRGGGFTKDRLYLSGLKKIYKRHQRGEGMDTLLTGKVTMDYEADIVNLQSLGLASPITHRNIAFKENKNENGTLDFILNHLK; from the coding sequence ATGAATACTAAAGACTTAGTAGACTTACAAAGAGCCAATGAATCTTTGTTTGAAATAGACTCAAATCTAAACCGATTGGTTAAGAAAATTGAGCTATTAAGTTATTTGAACCCGTTAAATACAGAGAAGGAAAAGCAACGATTCTTTGCCTCAAAATATACGGAAGATCCTATTCTTAAATATCCGAAGATAAAGTTTCATCCTTATAAATTGCACCGAATGTTGTTTTCACAACGCTTGGAACGTATTACAGATCAAAAAGTTCAAAAGCTCTATCAAGATATCATCTATTACTATGCAAATATGGCCCAATGCATCCAAACTATTGGGGAGCCTAAGAAATTTTATTATAATTCCTTAAGGCTTTATGGTTCGCCAACAGAAAAAGATGTGCAAAATGCCCAATTTATACTTCATTACAGCAATGAAACGGAAAGAGCTGATATGGAGAAAATCTATTCTCCTGATGATGCAAAAGCTTATTTTGATGAATTTTCTAAGTTGTATGACTTTCCGCTAAACATAAAACTCTCTACAGCTATTGCAGCAGATGCGATGGTAAGTAATAGTACCCAAACCTTGTTAATTAAAAAAAATACCAAGTTCAGCAAGAACCAATTATTAACATTGGCTAACCATGAAATTGGGGTGCATTTAGTAACCACCTATAACGGAATTGAGCAACCTTTGAAGATATTTTCCAACGGTTTTCCTCGTAATGTAGAAACCCAAGAGGGGCTTGCTGTCTTTAGTGAATATATGAGCGGAGCCTTAACGTTAGAAAGACTTAAAACACTAGCTTATAGAGTTCTAGCAAGCGATAGTTTAATTAAAGGTTATAGCTTTTCTGATACTTTTGATTTGATCCACGGTACGTATAAACTTAATAGAAATGATGCTTTTAGCATCACCATGAGAGTACACCGTGGTGGTGGTTTTACAAAAGACAGATTATACCTAAGTGGATTAAAAAAAATCTACAAACGCCACCAAAGAGGCGAAGGAATGGACACACTACTGACTGGAAAAGTAACTATGGATTATGAAGCAGACATCGTAAACCTTCAAAGTTTAGGATTAGCTAGCCCTATAACCCATAGAAATATTGCTTTTAAGGAAAATAAGAATGAGAACGGGACGCTCGATTTTATTCTTAATCACTTAAAATAG
- a CDS encoding CDP-alcohol phosphatidyltransferase family protein, with translation MISIYKLKPKFQQLLNPVLIFLHKCNVTANQITVASILVSLVIGVLFWNADGVHWFFLSLPIGLLLRMALNALDGMMARKFNQTSTLGEVLNEMGDLISDIIIFFPLIKFQPESLYVIIVFILLSIINEFAGVLGKVVGKERRNDGPMGKSDRALLLSIYGLLLFFGVNLSSYSKYIFGIIIVLLVLSTFTRLKKGLHGA, from the coding sequence ATGATTTCCATTTATAAATTAAAACCCAAATTTCAACAACTACTAAATCCTGTTTTAATTTTTTTACATAAATGTAATGTAACCGCAAATCAAATTACGGTAGCGTCCATTTTAGTTTCTCTTGTTATTGGAGTATTGTTCTGGAACGCAGATGGCGTACACTGGTTTTTCTTAAGCTTACCAATAGGACTGCTGTTGCGAATGGCTTTAAATGCTTTGGATGGCATGATGGCTAGAAAATTTAATCAAACCAGTACCTTAGGTGAAGTCCTAAATGAAATGGGGGATCTAATTTCTGATATTATTATTTTCTTTCCATTGATAAAGTTTCAGCCAGAGAGTTTATATGTCATTATTGTGTTTATTTTGTTAAGTATCATTAATGAATTTGCTGGGGTCTTAGGAAAGGTGGTTGGAAAAGAACGGAGAAATGATGGGCCTATGGGTAAAAGCGATCGTGCTTTACTTTTAAGTATTTATGGTCTACTCCTATTCTTTGGTGTAAACCTTTCGAGTTATTCTAAGTACATTTTTGGAATAATTATAGTATTGCTCGTACTTAGTACTTTTACGCGTCTTAAGAAAGGATTACATGGAGCTTGA
- a CDS encoding phosphatidate cytidylyltransferase — translation MELEVNNSENKFSDVPLRVKTWCYIILVFAVSISSTITMKLFISWIAYQVFYEFLRIFQIKTNLFVTALILGIVQFLLVYFFSFERYFLYAVAFLMMFFLYFLMLKVSGKQGIGIVLGLSLSLLVFPNLLYLRESAFGIKALVYLVVVTELNDVFQYFMGKLFGNHKVMPTISPNKTWEGFIGGVCLTIVLSIILGYFLLPSTILVQVILGIVLGVAGFFGDVFMSLLKRKTNVKDTGELLPGHGGLMDRMDSLIFNAPIFFWVLPLLLKS, via the coding sequence ATGGAGCTTGAAGTAAACAATTCTGAAAATAAATTTTCTGATGTTCCGTTAAGGGTAAAAACATGGTGCTATATTATTTTGGTTTTTGCCGTATCTATTTCTAGTACTATAACTATGAAACTTTTTATCTCTTGGATTGCATACCAGGTTTTCTATGAATTCTTACGAATATTTCAAATAAAGACAAACCTTTTTGTTACCGCTTTAATCCTAGGGATTGTACAATTTTTATTAGTCTATTTCTTTAGTTTTGAGCGTTATTTCTTATATGCTGTAGCTTTCTTAATGATGTTTTTTCTCTATTTTCTAATGCTGAAAGTCAGCGGAAAGCAAGGTATTGGCATTGTTTTAGGGCTAAGCTTAAGTCTTCTTGTTTTTCCAAATTTGTTGTATCTAAGAGAGAGTGCTTTTGGAATAAAAGCGCTTGTTTATTTAGTTGTTGTTACAGAATTAAATGATGTCTTTCAATATTTTATGGGCAAGCTTTTTGGAAATCATAAGGTAATGCCTACAATTAGTCCCAATAAGACTTGGGAAGGTTTTATAGGAGGTGTATGTCTCACGATAGTCCTTAGTATTATTTTAGGGTACTTTCTTTTGCCTTCCACTATTCTGGTTCAAGTAATTTTGGGCATAGTTTTGGGGGTTGCAGGTTTTTTTGGAGATGTTTTTATGTCCCTACTGAAGCGAAAAACAAATGTGAAAGACACTGGAGAGTTACTGCCTGGTCATGGCGGACTTATGGATAGAATGGATAGTCTTATTTTTAATGCGCCTATTTTCTTTTGGGTACTACCGTTATTATTGAAAAGCTAA
- a CDS encoding patatin-like phospholipase family protein gives MEDKFNNAFILSGGGTRLMIYLGMYAALEELQMKPDILIATCGGAFAAAVINTFPDNPSRKEYLKSEEYFQFATKDRLTKEKKLSRIGLLSLQKLFSKKNAPLMEDVFHKYLADVSQDFSKDFPSLTATMFSSKVPTVLIGSQILFDPKLIGQKRKGAKLYQKVILTDEETASKIDLSAITITSENYKNSAISASVNIKTNLSMLVSARISVSDMFYVAPVYLEDTYFAGGAIDLIPIELAKHLANKVTIEKKQSYSPVEEALVRAVLGYSGNQRLQEIENQGANFQIDTIHIKKDLEGHYIKKSIDWKNAEICFEYPRSYQDFKDDMDKQWEYGYQQTMKSIQTEK, from the coding sequence ATGGAAGATAAATTTAATAATGCTTTTATACTTTCTGGCGGAGGCACACGATTAATGATATATCTTGGGATGTATGCCGCATTAGAAGAGTTGCAGATGAAACCAGATATTCTTATTGCAACATGTGGAGGTGCTTTTGCAGCAGCAGTGATAAATACTTTTCCAGATAACCCATCCCGTAAGGAATATTTAAAATCAGAAGAATATTTTCAATTTGCAACAAAAGACCGGCTAACGAAAGAGAAGAAGTTGTCGAGGATAGGACTTCTTTCACTCCAAAAATTGTTTTCTAAAAAAAATGCACCTCTCATGGAAGATGTGTTTCATAAATATCTTGCAGATGTATCTCAGGATTTTTCCAAAGATTTTCCGTCATTAACGGCAACAATGTTTTCTTCGAAAGTGCCTACAGTTCTGATAGGTTCTCAAATACTTTTTGATCCTAAACTTATAGGGCAAAAAAGAAAAGGTGCAAAGTTATATCAGAAAGTGATATTGACAGATGAAGAAACGGCTAGTAAAATTGACCTAAGTGCAATTACCATTACATCCGAAAATTATAAAAATAGTGCCATATCAGCATCAGTTAATATTAAAACAAATCTCTCCATGTTAGTTAGTGCACGGATTTCTGTTTCTGATATGTTTTATGTAGCTCCAGTGTACTTAGAAGATACCTACTTTGCGGGCGGCGCTATTGATTTAATCCCTATTGAATTGGCTAAACATCTAGCCAATAAAGTAACTATTGAAAAAAAACAGTCCTATAGTCCGGTTGAAGAAGCCTTAGTACGTGCAGTTTTAGGGTATAGTGGTAACCAACGTTTACAAGAAATTGAAAATCAGGGCGCTAATTTTCAGATTGATACCATTCATATCAAGAAAGATTTAGAAGGGCATTATATCAAGAAAAGTATAGATTGGAAAAATGCTGAGATTTGTTTTGAATATCCTAGATCCTACCAAGATTTTAAAGATGATATGGATAAACAATGGGAGTACGGATATCAGCAAACCATGAAGAGTATTCAAACAGAAAAGTAA
- a CDS encoding SDR family oxidoreductase: MNVFIAGGTSGIGYSLALHYCAKGFHVGICGRDLDKISGNKPSNILAYQADVCEISSLSLAVHSFLNEQENLDLFINCTGSYAEDVAGNISYEEAAQMLKTNILGATNCFEVARTAMLHQKSGHIVVIASVSGILDYKNSSLYTKTKRAILQISDAYHRALKPFGISITTIAPGYVDTLKLRVLNNNDLSKKPFLVPLDVATKKIVAAIVAKKKLVIFPLKMKWMMTFLSLLPAPILNLIMYKKAKWMKQE, translated from the coding sequence ATGAATGTTTTTATTGCCGGCGGAACCTCTGGAATTGGATATTCATTAGCACTACATTATTGTGCTAAGGGCTTTCATGTTGGGATTTGTGGTAGAGATTTAGATAAAATTTCAGGTAATAAGCCTTCTAATATACTTGCGTATCAGGCAGATGTTTGTGAGATTTCTTCACTTAGTTTGGCTGTACATAGCTTTTTAAATGAACAGGAAAACCTGGATCTCTTCATAAATTGCACAGGTAGCTACGCAGAAGATGTTGCGGGAAATATTTCTTATGAAGAAGCTGCGCAAATGCTTAAAACCAATATTTTAGGAGCTACTAATTGCTTTGAAGTTGCAAGAACAGCTATGCTGCATCAAAAAAGTGGTCATATTGTGGTAATTGCATCAGTATCAGGTATTCTAGATTATAAAAACTCTAGCCTTTATACGAAAACTAAACGTGCTATACTCCAAATTTCAGATGCTTACCATAGAGCCTTAAAACCTTTTGGCATTTCAATAACTACTATTGCTCCAGGGTATGTTGACACCTTAAAATTAAGAGTATTAAACAACAACGACTTGAGTAAAAAACCTTTTTTAGTACCGCTTGATGTGGCTACAAAAAAAATTGTAGCAGCTATTGTTGCTAAAAAAAAGCTAGTTATTTTTCCTTTAAAAATGAAATGGATGATGACATTTTTATCGCTACTCCCTGCTCCTATTCTTAATCTTATTATGTATAAAAAAGCCAAATGGATGAAACAAGAATAG
- a CDS encoding phosphatase PAP2 family protein — MDETRIAIGTRIKLVALCATVFSLFYNVNAWYASTLDYVPSFIFSFEQYIPFIPWTVIPYMTSGIFFVLVFFLCKTRQELQTLTKRVVFVSVAAGLFFLLFPLKFSFIKPETSSALFNFFFQFIKKVDSPFNEAPSLHIAFAFVFWSVFRNFTASVRQISVVWLVLLGLATLTTYQHHLLDVVTGAILGQFSFIVFPAEKNNFKLRNFYLANYYFLGGWLVILLSLMVFEFYHASGLILLWPALVLFLVGYHYQKNSVYFLKNNQGTIWWYKKIVYFPYIGLYWFFWKFLRKNKKPIELIPKLYISSRLDHLEFQNFNGNQNTSVYDFSAELEENNAIKSNCVYHAVPLLDIGAFDTIKLKRIVLEITTHYKELPKDGKILIHCTMGLSRSTFIGILVVKNILSLPLDEALIKIKTTHKNAVIHSYVQDFLKTINI, encoded by the coding sequence ATGGATGAAACAAGAATAGCAATAGGGACAAGAATAAAGCTAGTGGCGCTGTGTGCTACGGTATTTAGTCTGTTCTATAATGTGAATGCTTGGTATGCGTCTACATTAGATTACGTGCCTTCATTTATTTTTAGTTTTGAGCAGTACATTCCCTTTATTCCTTGGACAGTAATACCTTATATGACTAGCGGAATATTTTTTGTCCTAGTATTTTTTTTATGTAAAACAAGGCAAGAATTACAAACCTTGACAAAACGGGTCGTATTTGTGAGTGTTGCTGCTGGGTTATTTTTCCTATTATTTCCTTTGAAATTTTCATTCATAAAACCAGAAACGAGTAGTGCTTTATTTAATTTTTTCTTTCAATTTATAAAAAAAGTAGATTCTCCTTTCAATGAAGCTCCATCATTACATATTGCTTTTGCTTTTGTGTTTTGGTCGGTCTTTAGAAACTTTACAGCTTCCGTGCGTCAGATATCGGTCGTATGGTTGGTGTTGTTGGGTCTCGCTACGCTGACCACGTATCAGCATCATTTACTAGATGTAGTTACTGGAGCCATATTGGGGCAATTCAGCTTTATCGTTTTTCCTGCGGAGAAAAACAATTTTAAATTACGGAACTTTTACCTCGCCAACTATTATTTTTTAGGTGGCTGGCTCGTGATTCTGTTAAGTCTGATGGTCTTTGAATTTTATCATGCAAGCGGACTCATTTTGTTATGGCCTGCATTGGTTTTATTTTTAGTGGGGTACCATTACCAAAAAAATAGCGTATATTTTTTAAAAAATAATCAGGGGACTATTTGGTGGTATAAAAAAATAGTTTATTTCCCATATATTGGGCTCTACTGGTTCTTCTGGAAATTTTTGAGGAAAAATAAAAAGCCCATAGAACTTATTCCAAAGCTGTATATTTCTTCCAGGCTTGATCATTTGGAATTTCAAAATTTCAATGGCAATCAAAACACTTCAGTATATGATTTTTCGGCAGAATTGGAAGAAAATAATGCAATTAAGAGTAATTGTGTGTATCATGCTGTTCCCTTATTGGATATCGGAGCATTTGATACTATCAAACTTAAAAGAATCGTCTTAGAGATAACAACCCATTACAAGGAATTACCTAAAGATGGAAAAATACTAATTCATTGTACTATGGGGCTTAGCAGAAGCACATTTATTGGGATTCTTGTTGTAAAAAATATTCTATCTTTACCTTTAGACGAAGCACTAATAAAAATAAAAACCACCCACAAAAATGCTGTAATACATAGCTATGTACAGGATTTTTTAAAGACAATCAATATATGA